In Chrysoperla carnea chromosome 2, inChrCarn1.1, whole genome shotgun sequence, the following proteins share a genomic window:
- the LOC123292255 gene encoding uncharacterized protein LOC123292255 translates to MYLTITMAKLLIICIFNLLLIVNSLHLFSKTIKDVPNLVFPIKNPLQNNLITIHRGNSNQRGQYGSIGNSNYEDVPVSNTNRVVNTNRNNNRNHGERTTEKIDDEEFVSQSTTTIGSMQSKQQREENIDHIDNIEDKIFDFGEDLKQVDLPETTTPGDTRSIFKVPNRCGEDQELVKGKCRTHT, encoded by the exons ATGTACCTAACTATAACCATGGCTAAATTGTTgatcatttgtatttttaatttacttttaattgttaattcatTACATCTATTTtcgaaaaccataaaagatgTACCAAATTTAGtgtttccaataaaaaatcCGCTTCAAAATAACTTAATAACTATACACCGTGGTAATTCAAATCAAAGAGGTCAATATGGATCAATTGGAAATAGTAACTATGAGGATGTACCGGTGTCTAACACAAATAGAGTAGTGAATactaatagaaataataatcgAAACCATGGTGAAAGAACTACTGAGAAAATTGATGACGAAGAGTTTGTTTCACAATCAACAACGACTATTGGTTCAATGCAATCAAAACAACAACGTGAAGAAAATATTGATCATATTGATAATATTGaagacaaaatatttgattttggtGAAG ACCTTAAACAAGTAGATCTTCCAGAAACAACAACTCCAGGGGACACTAGAAGTATATTTAAAGTACCAAATAGATGTGGTGAAGATCAAGAACTTGTAAAGGGTAAATGCCGCACCCATACGTAA